A window from Pseudomonas sp. MRSN 12121 encodes these proteins:
- a CDS encoding putative 2-dehydropantoate 2-reductase yields the protein MEAVHSPRIGIIGTGAIGGFYGMLLARAGLDVHFLLRSEFAAVTERGLQLNSAVHGALTLNPVQAYANAEDMPPCDWLLVGAKTTSNAELAPAILSAAAPGARVLLLQNGLDVEEELRELLPESLHLLGGLCFICVHRAGPGVIEHQALGAVNLGYHSGPAARDESQRQAIVEEGAALFRKAGIGSQAMANLQQARWQKLVWNVPYNGLSVLLKASTTPLMADPDSRELIQALMREVVQGAQACGHSMPDGYAEHLFKVTEGMPDYWPSMYHDHQHKRALELSAIYAAPLAAARAAGCELPKMQALYQALRFIDRHNG from the coding sequence ATGGAAGCAGTCCACAGCCCGCGAATCGGCATTATCGGTACCGGCGCGATTGGTGGTTTTTATGGGATGTTGCTGGCACGAGCCGGCCTGGACGTACACTTTCTGCTACGCAGCGAGTTCGCCGCTGTCACCGAGCGAGGCTTGCAACTCAATAGTGCCGTGCATGGCGCGCTGACCCTGAATCCCGTCCAGGCTTATGCCAATGCCGAAGACATGCCGCCCTGTGATTGGCTGCTGGTCGGGGCCAAGACCACCAGTAACGCCGAATTGGCTCCCGCGATCCTGAGCGCGGCGGCGCCAGGTGCCAGGGTGTTGTTGCTGCAGAACGGCCTGGATGTGGAAGAGGAGTTGCGCGAGCTGCTTCCCGAGTCGCTGCACCTGCTGGGCGGCCTGTGTTTCATCTGTGTGCACCGGGCCGGGCCCGGAGTGATCGAGCATCAAGCGCTGGGCGCGGTGAACCTGGGTTATCACAGCGGGCCGGCAGCGCGGGACGAGTCGCAGCGCCAGGCGATAGTGGAAGAGGGCGCCGCATTGTTCCGCAAGGCCGGGATCGGTTCCCAGGCCATGGCCAACCTGCAGCAGGCGCGCTGGCAGAAGCTGGTGTGGAACGTGCCTTATAACGGCCTGTCGGTATTGCTCAAGGCCAGCACCACGCCATTGATGGCCGACCCCGACAGCCGCGAGCTGATCCAGGCCCTGATGCGCGAAGTGGTGCAGGGCGCTCAGGCCTGTGGTCACAGCATGCCGGACGGCTATGCTGAGCACTTGTTCAAGGTGACCGAAGGCATGCCGGACTACTGGCCGAGCATGTACCACGATCATCAGCACAAGCGCGCACTGGAACTGTCGGCCATCTATGCCGCTCCGCTGGCCGCCGCCAGGGCCGCGGGATGCGAGTTGCCGAAGATGCAGGCCTTGTATCAGGCGTTGAGATTCATCGACCGGCATAACGGTTGA
- a CDS encoding LysR family transcriptional regulator produces MNPNALTDQLGLFLDVLEAGSFSAAARRHPLTPSAVARRIDSLENAVGSKLFMRTTHAVVATAAGQAFAERARRIVAELQLARAEAVSLSHAPEGLIRIDAPAAFGRRHLAPAIADFLMLYPGLDVQLHLIDSFVDMQGSHLGKVDLVLRAGQRVDTRMVATSLASIVRIACASPAYLKQRGTPAHPAELSQHDGLDWDGLAPLFAWRFERDGQLQTHRPQRIRLSANNAEALLSGALAGLGIAHLPTWLASEYLLRGELLPLFCETGLPKPESAGIYALRLEQHTNARSRLLLEYLKSRFSPIPPWDLALQSAMG; encoded by the coding sequence ATGAATCCCAACGCCCTCACCGACCAGCTCGGCCTGTTCCTCGACGTGTTGGAAGCCGGGAGCTTTTCCGCCGCCGCCCGCCGGCATCCCTTGACTCCTTCGGCGGTGGCCCGGCGCATCGACAGCCTGGAAAACGCCGTCGGCAGCAAGCTGTTCATGCGCACCACCCACGCCGTGGTCGCCACGGCGGCCGGCCAGGCCTTCGCCGAACGCGCCCGGCGCATCGTCGCCGAGCTGCAACTGGCCCGGGCCGAAGCGGTGTCCTTGAGCCATGCGCCAGAAGGCCTGATTCGCATCGACGCCCCGGCGGCATTCGGCCGCCGGCACCTGGCGCCGGCGATCGCCGACTTCCTGATGCTCTACCCGGGGCTGGACGTGCAATTGCATTTGATCGACAGCTTCGTCGACATGCAGGGGTCACACCTGGGCAAGGTCGACCTGGTGCTGCGCGCCGGGCAGCGGGTCGATACGCGCATGGTGGCGACATCGCTGGCGAGCATCGTGCGAATCGCCTGCGCCAGCCCGGCCTATCTCAAGCAGCGCGGCACGCCGGCCCACCCCGCCGAACTGAGCCAGCACGACGGCCTCGACTGGGACGGCCTGGCGCCGCTGTTCGCCTGGCGCTTCGAACGGGACGGGCAGTTGCAGACTCACCGCCCGCAACGCATCCGCCTGAGCGCCAACAATGCCGAAGCCCTGCTGTCCGGCGCCCTGGCCGGCCTGGGAATCGCCCATTTGCCGACCTGGCTGGCCAGCGAATACCTGCTGCGCGGCGAATTGCTGCCACTGTTCTGCGAAACCGGCCTGCCCAAGCCGGAAAGCGCCGGTATCTACGCCCTGCGCCTGGAACAACACACCAACGCGCGCAGCCGGCTACTGCTGGAATACCTGAAGAGCCGCTTCAGCCCAATACCGCCCTGGGACCTGGCCCTGCAGAGCGCCATGGGTTGA
- a CDS encoding PilZ domain-containing protein, protein MGRFIPHPDDVPVELTLRKHACISRQRLHTISLGGMACNYHRAWRRGTALEVRMPTLGENACYNGYVAWCLRRKHGYLVGIAFIDEQTLFRARMSEQVCQIARYCHLHEPQAEQRQIEVLAQQWVEQHAAEFSHARVHQAFMQPALD, encoded by the coding sequence ATGGGACGTTTCATTCCTCATCCTGACGATGTTCCGGTTGAGCTGACCTTGCGCAAGCATGCCTGCATTTCGCGTCAACGGTTGCACACTATCAGCCTGGGAGGCATGGCTTGCAATTATCACCGTGCCTGGCGCCGCGGCACTGCCCTGGAAGTACGCATGCCCACTCTCGGTGAAAATGCCTGCTACAACGGCTATGTCGCCTGGTGCCTGCGACGCAAGCACGGCTACCTGGTGGGCATCGCCTTCATCGACGAACAGACGCTGTTCCGGGCTCGAATGAGCGAGCAGGTCTGCCAGATCGCGCGCTACTGCCACCTGCACGAACCCCAGGCCGAACAGCGACAGATCGAGGTCCTGGCCCAGCAATGGGTGGAGCAGCATGCCGCCGAGTTCTCCCACGCCCGGGTCCACCAGGCTTTTATGCAGCCAGCGCTGGATTAA
- the earP gene encoding elongation factor P maturation arginine rhamnosyltransferase EarP translates to MKASWDIFCSVVDNYGDIGVTWRLARQLVAEQPCAVRLWVDDLRAFERLCPSIDCGLPQQWQEGVDVRYWPAQWSPVAAADVVIAAFACQLPPAYMEAMAERERTPLWLNLDYLSAEGWVTGCHGLPSVKFKGVQKYFFFPGFQAGTGGLLREAGLLEQRRAFQQDPLARRSFLEGLGVFAAADARLMSLFAYENAGLASWLDVLASDAHRTHLLVPEGRILGDVQHWLGVGALTVGDVQVRGALTVQVLPFVRQQEYDRLLWSCDFNAVRGEDSFVRAHWAGRPMLWHIYQQEEDIHLDKLDAFLELYTQGLSPLARGALIDLWRSWNAGGEMAHAWKKLLEHWPEVAAHAEKWCLEQGSQPDLAAALVQFYLNWI, encoded by the coding sequence ATGAAAGCCTCCTGGGATATTTTCTGTAGTGTCGTCGACAACTACGGTGACATCGGCGTGACCTGGCGGCTGGCGCGGCAACTGGTCGCCGAGCAGCCATGCGCGGTGCGACTGTGGGTGGACGACCTGCGGGCCTTCGAGCGTTTGTGTCCGTCAATCGACTGTGGCTTGCCGCAACAGTGGCAGGAGGGCGTCGATGTGCGCTACTGGCCGGCACAGTGGTCGCCGGTGGCGGCGGCCGATGTGGTGATCGCCGCTTTCGCCTGCCAATTGCCCCCGGCCTATATGGAGGCCATGGCCGAGCGCGAGCGCACGCCGCTGTGGTTGAACCTCGACTACCTCAGTGCCGAGGGCTGGGTGACGGGCTGTCATGGGTTGCCGTCGGTGAAGTTCAAGGGAGTGCAGAAGTACTTCTTCTTCCCCGGGTTCCAGGCCGGCACCGGCGGGCTGCTGCGGGAGGCCGGATTGCTGGAGCAACGTCGCGCGTTTCAGCAGGACCCGCTGGCGCGGCGCAGCTTCCTGGAAGGCCTGGGCGTCTTTGCCGCGGCCGATGCGCGGCTGATGTCGCTGTTCGCCTATGAGAACGCCGGCCTGGCCAGCTGGCTGGACGTGCTGGCAAGCGATGCGCATCGCACGCATCTGCTGGTGCCCGAAGGGCGGATCCTCGGTGACGTGCAGCACTGGCTGGGTGTCGGGGCGCTGACGGTGGGGGACGTGCAGGTCCGCGGCGCCTTGACGGTGCAGGTGCTGCCTTTCGTCCGGCAGCAGGAATACGACCGCTTGCTGTGGTCCTGCGATTTCAACGCCGTGCGCGGTGAAGACTCGTTCGTGCGGGCGCACTGGGCAGGGCGGCCGATGCTCTGGCACATCTATCAACAGGAAGAAGACATTCACCTGGACAAGCTCGACGCCTTTCTCGAGCTCTACACCCAAGGGTTGTCGCCGCTGGCCAGGGGGGCGCTGATCGACCTGTGGCGCTCCTGGAATGCTGGCGGCGAGATGGCGCATGCCTGGAAAAAACTGCTGGAACACTGGCCGGAAGTGGCGGCCCATGCCGAAAAATGGTGTCTGGAACAGGGCTCGCAGCCCGATCTTGCTGCGGCGCTGGTGCAGTTTTACCTAAATTGGATATGA
- a CDS encoding sulfite exporter TauE/SafE family protein produces the protein MIDVAMYLLLGAALGTVGGLFGIGGGLIAIPVLGVLFGLDQQIAQGTALVMVVPNVMLALWRYHQRNRIEARHAVPLATMGFCFAWLGSIWAVGIDAHIMRIGFVAFLITLSAYNLVRMFLASAPASAQMRYPWPWLGVLGAASGAMGGLFGVGGAVVATPVLTSVFGTTQVVAQGLSLALALPSTGVTLVTYGVHGEVDWMIGLPLAAGGLLSISWGVKIAHALPERLLRGLFCGFLVICAVMLALKV, from the coding sequence GTGATCGATGTGGCGATGTATCTGTTGTTGGGCGCGGCGTTGGGTACGGTGGGTGGCCTGTTCGGGATCGGCGGCGGCCTGATCGCGATTCCGGTGCTGGGCGTGCTGTTCGGGCTGGACCAGCAGATCGCTCAAGGCACCGCGCTGGTGATGGTGGTGCCCAATGTAATGCTGGCGTTATGGCGTTATCACCAGCGCAACCGGATCGAGGCGCGGCATGCGGTGCCGCTGGCCACGATGGGCTTCTGCTTTGCCTGGCTCGGTTCCATCTGGGCGGTGGGTATCGATGCTCACATCATGCGGATCGGCTTCGTGGCGTTCCTGATCACGCTGTCCGCTTACAACCTGGTGCGCATGTTCCTGGCCAGTGCGCCAGCTTCGGCGCAGATGCGTTATCCCTGGCCGTGGCTTGGCGTCCTGGGGGCGGCTTCCGGGGCCATGGGTGGGTTGTTCGGCGTCGGTGGCGCGGTGGTCGCCACGCCGGTGCTGACCAGTGTGTTCGGCACCACCCAAGTGGTCGCCCAGGGCTTGTCGCTGGCCCTGGCCCTGCCCAGCACCGGGGTGACGCTGGTCACTTACGGCGTGCACGGGGAGGTGGACTGGATGATTGGCCTGCCCCTGGCCGCGGGTGGCCTGTTGAGCATCAGTTGGGGGGTGAAAATCGCCCACGCTCTGCCCGAGCGGCTGCTGCGCGGGCTGTTCTGCGGTTTCCTGGTGATCTGCGCGGTGATGCTCGCCCTTAAAGTTTGA
- a CDS encoding elongation factor GreAB: MHKPTVHQLILDKLRGDLDIAQRAAQTAYEAATHEENIAENKYDTLGLEASYLAAGQARRVEEIRQALALCQNLTLRPYDEQVGIQVGALLGLEDENGHEQWLFLAPDGAGLKVEVVGQTVTVITPRSPLGKGLLGKFEGDELEIVVAGTRQQFAVTEVK, from the coding sequence ATGCACAAGCCTACGGTTCACCAACTGATTCTCGACAAGCTGCGCGGCGATCTGGATATCGCCCAGCGCGCGGCGCAGACCGCCTACGAGGCGGCGACCCACGAAGAGAACATTGCCGAAAACAAATACGACACCCTGGGGCTCGAGGCCTCTTACCTGGCGGCGGGCCAGGCCCGGCGCGTCGAGGAGATCCGCCAGGCCCTGGCCCTCTGCCAGAACCTGACACTGCGCCCGTACGACGAACAGGTCGGTATCCAGGTCGGCGCGTTATTGGGTCTCGAAGACGAAAACGGCCACGAGCAATGGCTGTTCCTGGCACCCGACGGAGCAGGACTGAAGGTCGAGGTCGTAGGACAAACGGTGACCGTCATCACCCCTCGCTCGCCACTGGGCAAAGGCTTGCTGGGCAAGTTCGAGGGGGATGAACTGGAGATCGTCGTCGCCGGCACTCGGCAACAGTTCGCTGTCACCGAGGTGAAGTGA
- a CDS encoding co-chaperone YbbN: MNANSECRLCDIVSPSIVVESELTDFDIDQRLLAMSGVSLVVFTSVGCSSCRWARQQLPGFDLPIQQLCWIDAGNNGGAVERYQVFHLPALFVVRDGEFYGALQSRLSAGELSEQLARALNRIPEELP, from the coding sequence ATGAACGCGAACTCCGAGTGTCGGCTATGTGACATTGTTTCCCCCAGTATAGTGGTCGAATCGGAGCTGACTGATTTCGATATCGATCAACGGCTGCTGGCGATGAGCGGAGTTTCGCTGGTGGTATTCACCAGTGTCGGCTGCTCCAGCTGTCGCTGGGCCAGGCAGCAGTTGCCGGGCTTCGACCTGCCGATCCAGCAGTTGTGCTGGATCGACGCGGGGAACAACGGCGGTGCGGTCGAGCGTTATCAGGTATTTCACCTGCCGGCACTGTTTGTAGTGCGCGACGGTGAGTTCTATGGGGCCTTGCAGTCGCGCCTGAGCGCTGGTGAACTCAGCGAGCAACTGGCCCGGGCGCTGAATCGAATTCCAGAGGAGTTACCTTGA
- a CDS encoding alpha/beta hydrolase, which translates to MNTFSKVLTGSLLALSINTAFAAGGVEHNTQAFLDALNAGGGKPMEQLTPKAARAVLVGAQAGVKLELPKADVSQKTITVDGQAIDLTIVRPAGAKGTLPVFMFFHGGGWVLGDFPTHERLVRDLVVGSGAAAVFVNYTPSPEAHYPVAINQAYAATRWVAEHGQEINVDGKRLAVAGNSVGGNMAAVVSLMAKDKGTPAIKFQLLLWPVTDANFDTASYNQYAEGHFLTRNMMKWFWDNYTTDARQRNEIYASPLRATSAQLKGLPPALIQTASADVLRDEGEAYARKLDEAGVAVTAVRYNGMIHDYGLLNVVSQVPAVRSAMLQASEELKQHLK; encoded by the coding sequence ATGAACACTTTCAGCAAAGTCTTGACCGGTAGCCTGCTTGCCCTGTCCATCAACACGGCGTTTGCCGCAGGCGGGGTCGAGCACAACACCCAGGCGTTCCTCGACGCCTTGAACGCCGGCGGCGGCAAGCCGATGGAACAGCTGACGCCCAAAGCGGCCCGGGCCGTGCTGGTCGGAGCCCAGGCCGGGGTCAAGCTGGAGCTGCCCAAGGCGGATGTCAGCCAGAAGACCATCACGGTCGATGGCCAGGCTATCGACCTGACCATCGTCAGGCCGGCCGGGGCCAAGGGCACCTTGCCCGTGTTCATGTTTTTCCACGGTGGCGGCTGGGTACTGGGCGACTTCCCGACCCATGAACGCCTGGTACGGGACCTGGTGGTGGGCTCCGGGGCGGCGGCGGTGTTCGTCAACTACACGCCGTCTCCGGAAGCGCATTACCCGGTGGCGATCAACCAGGCTTACGCTGCCACCCGCTGGGTGGCCGAACATGGCCAGGAAATCAACGTCGACGGCAAGCGCCTGGCCGTCGCCGGCAACAGCGTCGGCGGCAACATGGCCGCGGTGGTCAGCCTGATGGCCAAGGACAAGGGCACGCCGGCGATCAAATTCCAGCTGCTGCTGTGGCCGGTCACCGACGCGAACTTCGACACCGCGTCATACAACCAATATGCCGAGGGGCACTTCCTCACTCGCAACATGATGAAGTGGTTCTGGGACAACTACACCACCGACGCCCGCCAGCGTAACGAGATCTACGCCTCGCCACTGCGTGCCACCAGCGCCCAGCTCAAGGGCCTGCCGCCGGCACTGATCCAGACCGCGAGCGCCGATGTGCTGCGCGACGAAGGCGAAGCCTACGCCCGCAAGCTGGACGAAGCCGGCGTGGCAGTCACTGCGGTGCGCTACAACGGGATGATTCATGACTACGGCCTGCTCAATGTGGTCAGCCAGGTGCCCGCCGTACGCTCGGCAATGTTGCAAGCCTCGGAAGAGCTCAAGCAGCACCTGAAATAA
- the cysB gene encoding HTH-type transcriptional regulator CysB → MKLQQLRYIWEVAHHDLNVSATAQSLYTSQPGISKQIRLLEDELGVEVFARSGKHLTRVTPAGERIITTAGEILRKVESIKQIAQEFSNEKKGTLSIATTHTQARYALPPVISSFIKQYPDVALHMHQGSPMQIAEMAADGTVDFAIATEALELFGDLVMMPCYRWNRCVVVPQGHPLTKLPKLTLETLAEYPIVTYVFGFTGRSKLDEAFSHRGLTPKVVFTAADADVIKTYVRLGLGVGIVAKMAVDTKLDSDLVVLDASELFESSITKIGFRRGTFLRGFMCDFIEKFAPHLTREVMAKAIQCHNKQELEDLFDGVELPVH, encoded by the coding sequence ATGAAGCTTCAACAATTGCGCTACATCTGGGAAGTGGCGCACCACGACCTCAACGTTTCCGCTACAGCCCAAAGCCTCTACACCTCGCAACCAGGTATCAGCAAGCAGATCCGCCTGCTCGAGGACGAGCTGGGCGTGGAAGTATTCGCCCGTAGCGGCAAGCACCTGACCCGCGTCACCCCGGCCGGCGAGCGCATCATCACCACCGCCGGTGAGATTCTGCGCAAGGTCGAGAGCATCAAGCAGATCGCCCAGGAATTCTCCAACGAGAAGAAGGGCACCCTGTCGATCGCCACCACCCACACCCAGGCGCGTTATGCCTTGCCGCCGGTGATCAGCAGTTTCATCAAGCAGTACCCCGATGTGGCGCTGCATATGCATCAGGGTTCGCCGATGCAGATTGCCGAAATGGCCGCCGATGGCACCGTCGATTTCGCTATCGCCACCGAAGCGCTGGAGCTGTTCGGTGACCTGGTGATGATGCCGTGCTATCGCTGGAATCGTTGCGTGGTGGTGCCGCAAGGCCACCCGCTGACCAAGCTGCCGAAGCTGACCCTGGAAACCCTCGCCGAATACCCGATCGTGACTTATGTATTCGGTTTCACCGGTCGTTCCAAGCTCGACGAAGCCTTCAGCCATCGCGGCCTGACGCCCAAGGTGGTGTTCACCGCCGCCGACGCCGACGTGATCAAGACTTACGTGCGCCTGGGCCTGGGCGTGGGCATCGTCGCCAAGATGGCGGTCGATACCAAGCTGGACAGCGACCTGGTGGTGCTGGATGCCAGTGAACTGTTCGAGTCGAGCATCACCAAGATCGGTTTCCGCCGCGGTACGTTCCTGCGGGGCTTCATGTGCGACTTCATCGAGAAGTTCGCGCCGCACCTGACGCGTGAAGTGATGGCCAAGGCCATCCAGTGCCATAACAAGCAGGAACTCGAGGATCTGTTCGACGGTGTCGAGCTGCCTGTCCACTAA
- a CDS encoding elongation factor P → MKTGKELKPGTVIRIDNDPWLVQKAEFTKSGRNSAIMKTKLKNLLTGYKTETVYGADDKLDDVILDRKEATLSFISGDTYTFMDTSDYTMYELNAEDIEAVLPFIEEGMTDVCEAVFFEERLVSVDLPTTIVRQVDYTEGSARGDTSGKVMKPAKLKNGTELSVADFIEIGDWIEIDTREGGSYKGRAKV, encoded by the coding sequence ATGAAAACTGGTAAAGAACTCAAACCCGGTACCGTGATCCGTATCGACAACGATCCTTGGCTGGTTCAGAAAGCTGAATTCACCAAGTCCGGTCGTAACAGCGCGATCATGAAGACCAAGCTGAAGAACCTGCTGACCGGTTACAAGACCGAAACCGTTTACGGTGCGGACGACAAGCTGGACGACGTGATCCTGGACCGCAAAGAAGCGACTCTGTCCTTCATCAGCGGTGACACCTACACGTTCATGGATACCTCCGACTACACCATGTACGAGCTGAACGCCGAAGACATCGAAGCCGTTCTGCCGTTCATCGAAGAAGGCATGACCGACGTTTGCGAAGCCGTGTTCTTCGAGGAGCGTCTGGTTTCCGTTGACCTGCCGACCACCATCGTGCGTCAGGTCGACTACACCGAAGGTTCCGCTCGCGGCGACACTTCGGGCAAGGTGATGAAGCCTGCCAAACTGAAAAACGGTACCGAGCTGAGCGTTGCCGATTTCATCGAAATCGGTGACTGGATCGAGATCGACACTCGCGAAGGCGGCTCCTACAAAGGCCGCGCCAAGGTTTAA
- a CDS encoding MarR family winged helix-turn-helix transcriptional regulator yields MTTQRPPLEKCDDLLLDNQLCFALHSTSLLMTKVYKPLLQELGLTYPQYLAMMVLWEQDGLTVGDISSRLLTDPGSLTPLLKRLEAEGLLSRTRSRTDERVVIIELTEQGRALHDRARGIPKCILGASGLTLEQLRALQADLLNLRGHLQDSL; encoded by the coding sequence ATGACCACCCAACGCCCCCCCCTGGAAAAATGCGACGACCTGCTGCTGGACAACCAGCTGTGTTTCGCCCTGCATTCGACTTCGCTGCTGATGACCAAAGTCTACAAACCGCTGTTGCAGGAGTTGGGCCTGACCTATCCCCAGTACCTGGCAATGATGGTGCTCTGGGAGCAGGACGGGCTGACCGTCGGTGACATCAGCAGCCGCTTGCTGACCGACCCCGGCTCGCTGACCCCGTTGCTCAAACGCCTGGAAGCCGAGGGCCTGCTGAGCCGGACTCGTAGCCGCACGGACGAACGCGTAGTGATCATCGAACTGACCGAACAAGGCCGTGCCCTGCATGATCGGGCGCGTGGCATCCCGAAGTGCATCCTCGGCGCCAGCGGCCTGACCCTGGAGCAATTGCGCGCACTGCAGGCCGACCTGCTGAACCTGCGTGGCCACCTGCAAGACAGTCTGTAA
- a CDS encoding organic hydroperoxide resistance protein, which produces MQTLYTAVATATGGRDGRAISSDNILDVKLSTPKELGGAGGQATNPEQLFAAGYSACFIGALKFVASQSKRKIPESASITAHVGIGQIPGGFGLDIDLHISLPGLEQSEAQSLVEAAHQVCPYSNATRGNVDVRLHVTV; this is translated from the coding sequence ATGCAAACTCTCTACACCGCAGTCGCAACCGCTACCGGTGGCCGTGATGGCCGCGCCATCTCCAGCGACAACATCCTCGACGTCAAACTCTCCACCCCCAAAGAACTGGGCGGTGCCGGCGGGCAGGCGACCAACCCCGAGCAACTCTTCGCCGCCGGCTACTCGGCCTGCTTTATCGGCGCCCTGAAATTCGTCGCCAGCCAGAGCAAACGCAAGATTCCGGAGAGCGCCTCGATCACGGCCCATGTCGGCATCGGCCAGATTCCTGGCGGCTTCGGTCTGGACATCGACCTGCACATCAGCCTGCCGGGCCTGGAACAAAGCGAAGCGCAATCCCTGGTAGAGGCTGCTCACCAGGTCTGCCCTTACTCCAACGCCACCCGTGGCAACGTCGACGTACGTTTGCACGTGACCGTCTAA
- a CDS encoding 5'-nucleotidase — MAKSLGGKLVVAISSRALFDLSESHKVYLAEGVEAYRKYQIDHEEEILETGDAFPLVKKLLSLNTSLGRARVEVVLVSRNSADTGLRVFNSIQHYGLDISRAAFVGGRSPYPYLAAFGCDLFLSTHAEDVRSALEAGFAAATILSGGARRAASGELRIAFDGDAVLFSDESERVYQLGGLEAFQAKERESAREPLRGGPFKGFLAALNLLQREFPDDGCPIRTALVTARSAPAHERVIRTLREWDIRLDESLFLGGLEKAAFLEAFAADVFFDDQAGHCELAREVVATGHVPHGISNETQV; from the coding sequence ATGGCAAAGAGCTTGGGCGGTAAACTGGTCGTGGCGATTTCGTCGCGGGCGCTGTTCGATCTGAGCGAAAGCCACAAGGTCTATCTGGCCGAGGGGGTCGAGGCCTATCGCAAATACCAGATCGATCATGAGGAAGAAATCCTCGAGACGGGCGACGCCTTCCCCCTGGTGAAAAAACTCTTGAGCCTCAATACCAGCCTTGGCCGGGCGCGGGTCGAGGTGGTGCTGGTGTCGCGCAACAGTGCCGACACCGGCCTGCGGGTTTTCAATTCGATCCAGCACTACGGCCTGGATATCTCTCGGGCCGCTTTTGTCGGTGGGCGCAGCCCCTATCCTTATCTCGCCGCGTTTGGCTGCGACCTGTTTCTTTCCACCCATGCCGAGGATGTGCGCAGCGCGCTGGAGGCAGGGTTCGCTGCGGCGACCATTCTTTCCGGCGGCGCGCGCCGTGCCGCCAGCGGCGAATTGCGGATCGCCTTCGACGGTGATGCCGTACTGTTTTCCGATGAGTCGGAGCGGGTGTACCAACTCGGCGGCCTGGAAGCCTTTCAAGCCAAGGAGCGCGAGTCGGCCCGCGAGCCGCTGCGTGGCGGGCCGTTCAAAGGCTTCCTCGCGGCGCTCAATCTGCTGCAGCGGGAGTTTCCCGACGATGGCTGTCCGATCCGCACCGCCCTGGTGACGGCCCGCTCGGCCCCTGCTCACGAACGGGTGATCCGCACCCTGCGCGAATGGGACATCCGCCTGGATGAATCGCTGTTCCTCGGTGGCCTGGAAAAGGCCGCCTTTCTCGAAGCCTTCGCGGCGGATGTGTTTTTCGACGATCAGGCCGGTCATTGCGAGCTGGCTCGCGAGGTGGTCGCCACCGGCCATGTGCCCCATGGCATCAGCAACGAAACCCAGGTTTAG
- a CDS encoding universal stress protein, producing MIRSMLYATDLGLYAPFVMQHALELARTFNADLHVVHAVEPMGLFAESVLQSYLDEQALNEFHSQGLNTVMANIEQRVLDSFREELGEGMQDLALIQSVRVFQGDPSQVILEQASKLSVDLLIVGSHSHGAGGETPLGRTAARVLQLAKVPVYLVPLVQRRRLGDI from the coding sequence ATGATTCGTTCGATGCTGTATGCCACTGACCTCGGTCTGTACGCGCCCTTCGTGATGCAGCATGCCCTGGAACTGGCTCGGACCTTCAATGCCGACTTGCATGTGGTGCATGCCGTGGAGCCCATGGGGCTGTTCGCCGAATCGGTGCTGCAGAGTTATCTCGACGAGCAGGCCCTGAACGAGTTCCACAGCCAGGGCCTGAATACGGTGATGGCGAATATCGAACAGCGGGTACTCGACAGCTTTCGCGAAGAGCTGGGAGAGGGCATGCAGGATCTTGCCCTGATCCAATCGGTCAGGGTGTTTCAGGGCGACCCCTCGCAGGTCATTCTCGAGCAGGCGTCGAAACTCTCCGTGGATTTGTTGATCGTAGGAAGTCACAGCCACGGGGCGGGCGGGGAAACGCCGCTGGGCAGGACGGCGGCCAGGGTATTGCAGCTGGCCAAGGTACCGGTTTACCTGGTGCCTTTGGTGCAGCGTCGGCGGCTCGGAGATATCTGA